One Piscinibacter lacus genomic window, GCCCATGCCCGCGGCCTGCGCGTGCATCCCTACACCTTCCGCGACGATGCCGGCATCTACGGCTTCAAGGACGGCCGGGCCGAGATCGACTACTTCTTCAAGCTCGGCGTCGACGGCCTCTTCACCGACTTCCCGGCCACCGGCGCGGCCGCTCGCAACGCCCTGCGCTGACCGGCCTGCGGGCCGGGATGCAGGCGCCGGGCGCCTGCATCCCGCCGCTGCGGCAGCCAAGCGGGCCGCGCGTTCAGGCCGTCGCGTCGCCCAGCGTCACCAGCACGGGCGCATGGTCGCTGGGCCGCTCCAGCTTGCGCGGCGCCTTGTCGATCACGCAGGCGCTGGCGCGCGGCCGCAGCGCCTGGCTCAGCAGGATGTGGTCGATGCGCAGGCCCTGGTTCTTCCGGAAGGCCAGGTTGCGGTAATCCCACCAGCTCCAGCTCTTGGCCGGCTGCTCGAAGAGACGGAAGGCATCCACCAGTCCCAGGTCCAGCAGGCCCTGGAAGGCCGCGCGCTCCTCGGGCGTGCAGTGGATCTGCCCGGCCCAGGCCACCGGGTCGTGCACGTCGGCATCGGTCGGCGCGATGTTGAAGTCGCCCATCAGCACAAGCCGCGGGTGGGCAGCCAACTCGCCGCGCAGCCAGTCGCTCAGCGCGGCCAGCCAGGCGCGCTTGTAGACGAACTTCTCACTGTCCGGCGCCTGGCCGTTGGGGAAGTAGGCGCCGATCACCCGCAGCGGCGCGCCGTCGGCATCGTCCAGCGTGCCGGCAATC contains:
- the xth gene encoding exodeoxyribonuclease III, with translation MRLATWNVNSLNVRLPHLLDWLAAHPVDALVLQETKLTDDKFPAAELEAAGYQVAFFGQKTYNGVALLSRGPLRDVQRNIPGFADEQARVIAGTLDDADGAPLRVIGAYFPNGQAPDSEKFVYKRAWLAALSDWLRGELAAHPRLVLMGDFNIAPTDADVHDPVAWAGQIHCTPEERAAFQGLLDLGLVDAFRLFEQPAKSWSWWDYRNLAFRKNQGLRIDHILLSQALRPRASACVIDKAPRKLERPSDHAPVLVTLGDATA